Proteins co-encoded in one Oscillospiraceae bacterium genomic window:
- a CDS encoding DNA-binding protein, with translation MDFLTTKQASILWNITQRRITKLCEENRIKGAIKTAGVWLMPADTEKPKDARIKSGKYIKNKE, from the coding sequence ATGGATTTTCTTACAACTAAACAAGCAAGTATTCTATGGAATATTACACAGCGCAGAATAACAAAGTTATGTGAAGAAAATAGAATTAAAGGCGCAATTAAAACGGCCGGAGTATGGCTAATGCCAGCTGATACAGAAAAACCAAAGGATGCCCGTATCAAAAGCGGAAAATATATTAAGAACAAGGAGTAA
- a CDS encoding MobC family plasmid mobilization relaxosome protein, translating into MANRKRNKQIIVRVTEEERELIELKMAQLPTAQLGAYMRKMAIDGYIILLDIPEIKKHTAELSAIGRNINIIAKRICQNIIYEQDIKDIKILMDEIWKSERKLLSYFLNIKK; encoded by the coding sequence ATGGCAAACAGAAAAAGAAACAAGCAAATTATTGTAAGAGTTACAGAGGAAGAACGGGAGCTTATAGAATTAAAAATGGCACAGCTTCCAACGGCGCAGTTAGGAGCATATATGCGAAAAATGGCGATTGACGGCTATATTATTCTTCTTGATATTCCCGAAATTAAAAAGCATACTGCTGAACTCTCTGCAATAGGCAGAAATATAAATATAATAGCAAAGCGAATTTGCCAGAACATTATCTATGAGCAGGACATTAAAGACATCAAAATTTTAATGGACGAGATATGGAAATCGGAACGGAAATTACTATCTTATTTCCTTAACATAAAGAAATGA
- a CDS encoding DUF4368 domain-containing protein, which produces MNKPDTISALYCRLSQEDALDGDSNSIINQKAILSKYASDNNYPSPQFYVDDGWSGTNFERPSFKEMIKDIEDGKVKTVIVKDMSRLGRDYLKVGYFSEIFFPDNDVRLIAINDGVDSFKGDNDFTPFRNLFNDFYAKDTSKKIRAVFKSKGMSGEHLGQPIFGYMKNPDNKKQWIIDEPAAEVVRKIYDLCTNGKGPMQIAKILKEEKILTTTSYHLQKAGKSLPDNPYDWASQSVIQILGKMEYIGCTANFKTYTKSYKLKKKLDNPKENWAIFYDTQEPIISKEQWERVQELRQNKRRNTKTNKQGLFSGLIFCADCGSKLHFATCKRFDSTQDHYRCSRYKSNTGDCSAHYIREETLQNIVLSQIFDVTAMMYENADVFFNLVAKQQIDEQAKEMQNKKKQIAKFQKRITELDKIFKRIYEDDISGVISHERFLKLSAEYETEQKKLQKQVADFEEETSNFDRQQIDFKQFHEIVKKYVGIKELTPTIVNEFIKEIIVHAPDKSSGHRVQKIQIVFNFIGEFTPQKEFIPDKKEIPQDYF; this is translated from the coding sequence ATGAATAAGCCCGACACAATTTCTGCTCTCTATTGCAGATTATCACAAGAGGACGCATTGGACGGTGACAGTAACAGCATCATAAATCAAAAAGCAATTTTAAGTAAATATGCAAGTGACAACAATTATCCCTCACCTCAATTTTATGTCGATGACGGTTGGAGTGGTACGAATTTTGAAAGACCATCTTTTAAAGAAATGATAAAGGATATTGAGGACGGAAAGGTTAAAACTGTCATTGTAAAGGATATGTCAAGACTTGGCAGAGATTATCTCAAAGTCGGTTATTTCTCGGAAATATTTTTCCCTGATAATGATGTCCGTTTAATTGCAATAAATGACGGAGTTGACAGCTTCAAAGGCGATAATGATTTTACACCATTTCGCAACTTATTCAATGACTTTTATGCAAAGGACACAAGCAAGAAAATTCGCGCAGTGTTTAAGTCAAAGGGAATGTCAGGGGAACATTTGGGACAACCCATCTTCGGATATATGAAAAATCCCGATAATAAAAAGCAATGGATAATTGATGAGCCTGCAGCTGAAGTTGTAAGGAAAATTTATGATTTATGTACTAATGGAAAAGGGCCAATGCAGATAGCAAAAATCTTGAAAGAAGAAAAGATTTTGACAACAACATCATACCACTTGCAAAAGGCAGGAAAGTCCTTGCCTGACAATCCGTATGATTGGGCATCTCAATCTGTTATACAGATTTTAGGCAAAATGGAATACATAGGCTGTACTGCAAATTTTAAGACCTATACAAAGTCTTATAAACTCAAAAAGAAATTAGACAATCCAAAGGAAAATTGGGCAATCTTTTATGATACGCAAGAGCCAATTATTTCAAAAGAGCAATGGGAACGAGTACAGGAATTAAGACAGAATAAAAGACGGAACACTAAAACCAATAAGCAAGGTTTATTTTCGGGATTGATATTTTGCGCTGACTGTGGCAGCAAATTACACTTTGCAACTTGCAAAAGATTTGACAGCACACAAGACCATTACAGATGTTCAAGATATAAAAGTAATACCGGCGATTGTTCTGCACACTACATTAGAGAAGAAACATTGCAAAATATTGTGTTAAGTCAGATTTTTGATGTTACCGCTATGATGTATGAAAATGCAGATGTATTTTTTAATCTTGTTGCAAAACAACAGATAGACGAGCAGGCAAAGGAAATGCAAAATAAGAAAAAACAGATAGCAAAATTTCAAAAAAGAATAACGGAGCTTGACAAGATTTTCAAGAGGATTTACGAGGACGATATTTCGGGTGTTATCTCTCACGAAAGATTTTTGAAACTGTCTGCGGAATATGAAACAGAGCAAAAGAAACTTCAAAAACAGGTTGCAGATTTTGAAGAAGAAACAAGCAATTTTGACAGACAGCAAATTGACTTTAAGCAGTTTCACGAAATCGTCAAAAAATATGTCGGCATCAAAGAATTGACACCGACAATCGTAAATGAATTTATTAAGGAAATTATTGTTCACGCTCCCGACAAATCAAGCGGACACAGAGTACAAAAAATACAAATTGTTTTTAATTTCATTGGTGAATTTACTCCGCAAAAAGAGTTTATTCCCGATAAAAAGGAAATTCCGCAAGACTATTTCTAA
- a CDS encoding helix-turn-helix domain-containing protein, whose amino-acid sequence MLKCKKTIGVATMNDGIYFAESGRRIKELREAQGMTMEQLGNGLGVNKSTIKRYEDGSTKRITIATYEKLAAILGTTVLYLMEGVSEKKEHTSFLKPMPQMYAIPILGVIKAGEPIIAQNEILGYTYIDNKNTENFFALKVKGDSMDLVNIKDGSVVVVKRQEYLENGDIGVALIDNEDATVKRVFINGDIATLIPQSSNPQNQPIIVNLKEQDFKILGKVIKAEYFF is encoded by the coding sequence ATGCTAAAATGTAAAAAAACAATAGGAGTGGCGACAATGAATGATGGTATTTACTTTGCTGAATCCGGAAGAAGAATAAAAGAATTAAGAGAAGCTCAGGGAATGACTATGGAACAGTTGGGTAATGGGCTTGGCGTAAATAAATCTACCATAAAAAGATATGAAGATGGTTCGACAAAAAGGATTACAATTGCAACTTACGAAAAACTTGCTGCTATATTAGGTACAACTGTTTTGTATCTTATGGAGGGTGTGAGTGAAAAAAAGGAGCATACATCTTTTTTAAAACCTATGCCACAAATGTATGCAATTCCGATTTTAGGGGTTATAAAAGCAGGTGAACCTATAATTGCACAGAATGAAATTTTGGGATATACATATATAGATAATAAGAATACTGAAAATTTCTTTGCCTTAAAAGTAAAAGGAGATTCAATGGACCTTGTGAATATAAAAGATGGGTCGGTTGTAGTTGTTAAAAGGCAGGAATATTTAGAAAACGGAGATATAGGAGTTGCACTGATTGACAATGAAGATGCGACTGTTAAAAGGGTATTTATAAACGGAGATATAGCAACCCTTATTCCACAAAGTTCAAATCCTCAAAATCAACCTATTATTGTTAATTTAAAAGAACAGGATTTTAAAATTCTGGGCAAGGTTATAAAAGCGGAATATTTCTTTTAG
- the recG gene encoding ATP-dependent DNA helicase RecG, whose amino-acid sequence MIELSVEKLPNIKKERSAMLKKLGIVSVYDLLNHFPRAYEDRSKKKSIIECFDLEKCLVKATIKTKSYRQIRKNLDMIKLMVYDETGKMEITYFNQKYMYNNLKEGEEYLFFGKVKRGFNKVEMTNPITEKEQKTTGGITPLYSLTKGLSQNVFASFVKSAICAVDFQTSETLPEYIKRKYNLCDILFAYRNIHFPNNEYALSLAKHRFVFEELLFFELGLLQRKSKNVINKGIKFTNFKIAEELAKILPFELTGAQKRVIREIAKDIKDGKQLNRLVQGDVGSGKTMIALCAALMAVNSGYQAAIMAPTEILAYQHYEEMEKYFSHFGYKTALLTGSTKKKEKEEILKELKEGTVNILIGTHAIIEKDVEFKNLALCVTDEQHRFGVNQRGKLYEKGQNPHFLVMSATPIPRTLALIMYSDLDVSIIDELPPGRKLVKTIWAKESERKKIDIFLGERLKNNDQIYIVCPLVEETENADESLKNAVEYSKEVEKKFPEYNVAFLHGKMKNEEKDKIMMQFKAGQIQILVSTTVIEVGVNVTNATVMMVENAERFGLSQLHQLRGRVGRGEKQAYNILMSDSPSKKTMERLKVMMKTNDGFKISEKDLELRGPGDFFGTAQSGFIDMKIANFLTDVKTLNTVMEEAKEILKSDPYLEKEENKLLKENVKKLFG is encoded by the coding sequence ATGATTGAATTATCAGTTGAAAAACTTCCAAATATAAAAAAGGAAAGAAGTGCAATGCTAAAAAAACTCGGCATTGTATCAGTTTATGATTTGTTAAACCATTTTCCAAGAGCTTATGAAGACAGAAGTAAGAAAAAGAGCATAATAGAATGTTTTGACTTAGAAAAGTGTCTTGTAAAAGCAACCATTAAAACCAAAAGTTACAGACAGATAAGAAAAAATCTTGATATGATTAAACTTATGGTTTATGACGAAACGGGTAAAATGGAGATTACGTATTTTAATCAGAAGTATATGTACAATAATCTTAAAGAAGGCGAAGAGTATTTGTTTTTCGGCAAAGTAAAAAGAGGTTTTAATAAGGTTGAAATGACAAATCCTATTACCGAAAAAGAGCAGAAAACAACAGGAGGGATAACACCTTTGTATTCTCTTACCAAGGGGCTTAGCCAGAATGTTTTTGCCTCTTTTGTAAAATCAGCGATATGTGCAGTGGATTTTCAGACTTCGGAAACTTTGCCCGAATATATAAAGAGAAAATATAATTTATGTGATATTCTTTTTGCATATAGAAATATTCATTTTCCAAATAATGAATATGCTTTATCACTTGCAAAACACAGGTTCGTTTTTGAAGAATTGCTTTTTTTTGAACTTGGACTTTTGCAAAGGAAAAGTAAGAATGTAATAAATAAAGGTATTAAATTTACAAATTTTAAAATAGCGGAGGAGTTAGCAAAGATTTTACCATTTGAGTTAACAGGTGCTCAAAAAAGGGTAATAAGGGAAATAGCCAAAGATATTAAAGACGGAAAACAACTTAACCGGCTTGTTCAGGGAGATGTAGGCTCAGGGAAAACAATGATAGCACTTTGTGCAGCGCTTATGGCAGTAAATTCGGGCTATCAGGCTGCAATAATGGCACCTACTGAAATTTTAGCATATCAGCATTATGAAGAAATGGAAAAGTATTTTTCGCATTTTGGCTATAAAACAGCGCTTCTAACTGGCAGTACAAAGAAAAAAGAAAAAGAAGAAATATTAAAAGAGTTAAAAGAAGGAACTGTAAATATTTTAATAGGTACTCACGCGATTATAGAAAAAGATGTTGAGTTTAAAAACCTTGCACTTTGCGTAACTGACGAGCAACATCGTTTTGGTGTTAATCAAAGGGGTAAACTTTACGAAAAAGGTCAAAATCCACATTTTCTTGTTATGAGTGCAACACCTATCCCAAGAACTCTTGCTCTTATTATGTATAGTGACCTTGATGTGTCGATAATTGATGAACTTCCACCGGGAAGAAAACTTGTTAAAACAATCTGGGCAAAAGAAAGCGAACGAAAAAAAATAGATATATTTTTAGGCGAGAGATTAAAAAACAATGACCAGATTTATATAGTTTGTCCGCTTGTTGAAGAAACTGAGAATGCGGATGAAAGTTTAAAAAATGCAGTAGAATATTCAAAAGAAGTAGAAAAGAAATTTCCTGAGTATAATGTAGCATTCTTGCACGGTAAAATGAAGAATGAAGAAAAAGACAAGATAATGATGCAGTTTAAAGCAGGGCAGATACAAATTCTTGTTTCAACTACCGTTATAGAGGTTGGTGTAAATGTCACTAATGCAACTGTTATGATGGTTGAAAATGCAGAGCGTTTTGGATTATCTCAACTTCATCAGTTAAGAGGCCGTGTCGGAAGAGGGGAAAAACAGGCATATAATATTTTAATGAGTGACAGCCCATCTAAAAAAACGATGGAAAGATTAAAAGTAATGATGAAAACCAATGATGGTTTTAAAATAAGCGAAAAAGATTTGGAACTAAGAGGGCCGGGCGACTTTTTCGGGACTGCACAGTCAGGTTTTATTGATATGAAAATAGCAAACTTCTTAACCGATGTTAAAACATTAAATACAGTTATGGAGGAAGCAAAAGAAATTTTAAAAAGCGACCCGTACTTAGAAAAAGAGGAAAACAAACTTTTAAAAGAAAATGTAAAAAAATTATTCGGATAG
- the nifJ gene encoding pyruvate:ferredoxin (flavodoxin) oxidoreductase, whose protein sequence is MAKKMMTMDGNNAAAYCSYAFTEVAAIYPITPSSTMAEVVDEMSAKGQKNIFGETVEVVEMQSEAGAAGAVHGSLQAGALTTTFTASQGLLLMIPNMYKIAGELLPCVFHVSARALAAHALNIFGDHQDVMACRQTGFAMLATGSVQEVMDLAGVAHLASIKGRVPFLHFFDGFRTSHEIQKIEVMDYEDLKGLIDYDALKQFKDNALNPEHPVLRGTAQNSDIYFQGREASNKYYEAIPDIVNDYMGEISKITGREYKPFNYYGAPDAEKVIVAMGSVCEALEETVDYLMAKGEKVGVVKVHLYRPFSAKYFFDVLPKTVKKVAVLDRTKEPGSLGEPLYLDVCNLFYGKADAPIIVGGRFGLGSKDTTPTQLVAVFNNLDAKEPKNGFTIGINDDVTNLSLPMPEKINAAPEGATRCKFWGFGSDGTVGANKDAIKIIGNNTDLYAQAYFDYDSKKSGGVTMSHLRFGKKPIKSTYLLDEADYIACHKPAYIHQYDVLEGLKKGGTFLLNCVWSPEELEEKLPAKVKRYIAENEINFYTINAVEVAVKVGLGPNRINMVTQSAFFKLANVIPFDEAVALIKGAIKKTFGKKGDDIVNMNCAAVDGAIDVLRKIDVPASWKDAKDEVKEEKDIPAFIKNIVEPVNAQAGNKLPVSTFLGMEDGTFETGTSRFEKRGVAVNVPVWIEENCIQCNQCSLVCPHAAIRPVLLTNEEDANKPETFTTLKATGFNDMTFRMQVSPLDCLGCGVCANVCPAKQKALVMKPIDDVADVEAPNWEFAMKVPSKQNQIDISKTTKNSQFAQPMLEFSGACAGCGETPYIKLITQLFGDRMIVANATGCTSIWGGSAPSMPYCKNAEGKGPAWANSLFEDNAEFGLGMVKANNKIRNTLVNRMNSVMDVVKPELKDAFKAWIEGKDNAEASKKAAADIINLIKDADMSNPAIKEIADRTDFLVKRSQWVFGGDGWAYDIGYGGLDHVIASGEDINIFVVDTEVYSNTGGQSSKSTPTGAVAKFAAAGKRTKKKDLGMIATTYGYVYVAQIALGADMNQTLKAIREAEAYPGPSLIIAYAPCINHGIKIGMSNTIFEEKKAVATGYWHLWRFNPQLKAEGKNPFTLDSKDPTGTVREFLEGENRYLMLKKAYPEVAEELFQKAEKDLADRLETYKKMAE, encoded by the coding sequence ATGGCAAAAAAAATGATGACCATGGATGGTAACAACGCTGCTGCATATTGCTCTTATGCATTTACAGAAGTCGCTGCTATCTATCCTATTACTCCTTCATCAACAATGGCAGAAGTTGTAGATGAAATGAGTGCAAAAGGCCAGAAAAATATTTTTGGCGAAACAGTGGAAGTTGTTGAAATGCAGTCTGAAGCAGGTGCTGCAGGTGCAGTTCACGGATCACTTCAGGCAGGTGCTTTAACAACAACATTCACAGCATCTCAGGGATTACTTCTTATGATTCCTAATATGTATAAAATCGCAGGTGAATTATTACCTTGCGTATTCCACGTTAGTGCAAGAGCACTTGCTGCTCACGCTCTTAACATTTTCGGCGACCACCAGGACGTTATGGCTTGCCGTCAGACAGGTTTTGCTATGCTTGCTACAGGTTCCGTTCAGGAAGTTATGGACTTAGCAGGTGTTGCCCACTTAGCATCAATTAAAGGAAGAGTTCCTTTCTTACATTTCTTTGATGGTTTCAGAACTTCTCACGAAATTCAGAAAATCGAAGTTATGGATTATGAAGATTTAAAAGGTCTTATCGATTATGATGCTCTAAAACAATTTAAAGATAATGCCCTAAACCCTGAACATCCTGTTTTAAGAGGTACTGCTCAGAACTCTGACATTTACTTCCAGGGAAGAGAAGCATCAAATAAATACTACGAAGCTATTCCTGACATAGTTAATGACTATATGGGAGAAATTTCAAAAATCACAGGCAGAGAGTATAAACCTTTCAACTACTACGGTGCTCCTGATGCCGAAAAAGTAATCGTTGCTATGGGTTCAGTGTGTGAAGCATTGGAAGAAACAGTTGATTACTTAATGGCTAAAGGCGAAAAAGTTGGTGTTGTTAAAGTTCACTTATACAGACCATTCTCTGCTAAATACTTCTTTGATGTTCTTCCAAAAACTGTTAAGAAAGTTGCAGTTTTAGACAGAACTAAAGAACCTGGTTCTCTTGGCGAACCTTTATATCTTGATGTATGTAACCTATTCTACGGAAAAGCTGATGCTCCAATTATCGTTGGCGGACGTTTCGGTTTAGGTTCAAAAGATACAACTCCTACACAGCTTGTTGCTGTATTCAATAATCTTGATGCTAAAGAACCTAAAAACGGTTTCACAATCGGTATCAATGATGATGTTACCAACCTTTCACTTCCAATGCCTGAAAAAATCAATGCTGCTCCTGAAGGCGCAACAAGATGTAAATTCTGGGGATTCGGTTCTGATGGTACAGTTGGTGCCAATAAAGACGCAATCAAAATTATCGGTAACAACACCGACCTTTATGCACAAGCATATTTTGATTACGACTCTAAAAAATCAGGCGGCGTAACAATGTCTCACTTAAGATTTGGTAAGAAACCAATAAAATCTACTTACCTTCTTGACGAAGCAGACTATATCGCTTGTCACAAACCTGCATACATTCACCAGTATGATGTTTTAGAAGGTCTTAAAAAAGGCGGAACATTCTTACTAAACTGTGTATGGTCACCTGAAGAATTAGAAGAAAAATTACCTGCAAAAGTTAAAAGATATATTGCTGAAAATGAAATCAATTTCTACACAATCAACGCTGTTGAAGTTGCTGTAAAAGTTGGTCTTGGTCCAAACAGAATTAACATGGTAACACAAAGTGCATTCTTTAAACTTGCTAATGTTATTCCGTTTGATGAAGCAGTTGCACTAATCAAAGGCGCTATCAAAAAGACTTTCGGTAAGAAAGGTGACGATATCGTTAATATGAACTGTGCAGCAGTTGATGGAGCAATTGACGTTTTAAGAAAGATTGACGTTCCTGCTTCATGGAAAGATGCTAAAGACGAAGTTAAAGAAGAAAAAGATATTCCAGCATTTATCAAAAATATCGTTGAACCTGTTAATGCACAGGCTGGTAATAAACTTCCTGTAAGTACATTCTTAGGTATGGAAGACGGTACTTTTGAAACCGGAACATCACGTTTCGAAAAGAGAGGCGTTGCAGTTAACGTTCCTGTATGGATTGAAGAAAACTGTATCCAGTGTAACCAATGTTCACTTGTATGTCCTCACGCTGCTATAAGACCTGTTCTTTTAACAAATGAAGAAGATGCTAATAAACCTGAAACATTTACAACACTTAAAGCAACAGGATTTAACGATATGACATTCAGAATGCAGGTTTCTCCGCTTGACTGTTTGGGTTGCGGAGTATGTGCTAATGTATGTCCTGCTAAACAAAAAGCACTTGTTATGAAACCTATTGACGATGTTGCTGATGTTGAAGCACCTAACTGGGAATTTGCTATGAAAGTTCCTTCAAAACAAAATCAGATAGATATTTCTAAAACAACTAAAAATTCACAGTTTGCTCAACCTATGCTTGAATTCTCAGGCGCTTGTGCAGGTTGTGGTGAAACACCTTATATCAAACTTATTACTCAACTGTTTGGTGACAGAATGATTGTTGCAAACGCAACAGGTTGTACTTCAATCTGGGGTGGTTCTGCTCCTTCAATGCCATACTGCAAAAATGCAGAAGGCAAAGGTCCTGCATGGGCTAACTCATTATTTGAAGATAATGCTGAATTTGGTTTAGGTATGGTTAAAGCAAATAACAAGATTAGAAACACATTGGTTAACAGAATGAATTCTGTAATGGATGTAGTTAAACCAGAACTAAAAGATGCTTTCAAAGCATGGATTGAAGGAAAAGACAATGCTGAAGCATCTAAGAAAGCAGCAGCTGACATTATCAATCTTATCAAAGATGCTGATATGTCAAATCCTGCAATCAAAGAAATTGCTGACAGAACTGACTTCTTAGTTAAGAGATCTCAGTGGGTATTCGGTGGTGACGGATGGGCTTACGATATCGGTTACGGCGGTTTAGACCACGTTATCGCATCAGGCGAAGATATTAATATCTTTGTTGTTGATACCGAAGTTTACTCTAATACAGGCGGTCAGTCTTCTAAATCTACTCCTACAGGTGCAGTTGCTAAATTTGCTGCTGCAGGTAAGAGAACAAAGAAAAAAGACTTAGGTATGATTGCTACAACTTATGGTTATGTATATGTTGCTCAAATCGCTCTTGGTGCTGATATGAATCAGACTCTAAAAGCAATAAGAGAAGCAGAAGCATATCCAGGACCATCTCTAATCATTGCTTATGCACCATGTATCAACCATGGTATTAAGATTGGTATGTCTAATACTATTTTCGAAGAAAAGAAAGCAGTTGCTACAGGTTACTGGCACTTATGGAGATTTAATCCACAGCTTAAAGCTGAAGGAAAGAATCCGTTTACTTTAGATTCTAAAGATCCTACAGGTACAGTAAGAGAATTCTTAGAAGGCGAAAACAGATACTTGATGCTTAAGAAAGCATATCCTGAAGTTGCTGAAGAATTATTCCAAAAAGCAGAAAAAGATTTAGCTGACAGATTGGAAACATACAAAAAAATGGCAGAGTAA
- the citG gene encoding triphosphoribosyl-dephospho-CoA synthase CitG, whose protein sequence is MLKKILKNWTYHRKNNQNLLCKKMKEITLNEILYAREQRVKKQKDIINSFNCPIISFTMNIAGPYKVSPLIERAFFEGIKLLKEKISSKSILYENIEVNPTGCEAFFSVNENAKEIKKMTSLIEESITLGRLFDMDVIDTNFTKLERENTRSCLICKRKGKVCSAGRLHTAEEVFNKTKEIMENYFFDIDANTLSSLAVQSLIYEVHTTPKPGLVDLNNNGSHTDMNVKTFEKSALSLKPYFEECFKTGKETANLPYDDVFPLLKQSGIMAEKNMYKITDNVNTHKGAIFSLGLICAAFGRLWSADFPFRSAEDICREASNIAKNKVLQDFTKMNDTTAGEKLYIKYGIKGIRGEVLSGFETVIKISLPCYKNLKRKNYTSNDAGAITLLHIISNILDTNLYKRGGIEGAEYAKNITKELLKRSPQPKAQEIELLDKAFIERNLSPGGAADLLALTYFLYEIELKNTIKPY, encoded by the coding sequence ATGCTGAAAAAAATCTTGAAAAACTGGACTTATCACAGGAAAAACAATCAGAACTTGTTATGTAAAAAAATGAAAGAAATAACTTTAAACGAAATCCTCTATGCTCGTGAGCAAAGAGTTAAAAAGCAAAAAGATATAATAAATAGTTTTAACTGCCCTATTATAAGTTTTACTATGAACATAGCAGGGCCTTATAAAGTTTCGCCTTTAATCGAACGAGCCTTTTTTGAAGGTATAAAACTTTTAAAAGAAAAAATATCTTCCAAAAGTATATTATATGAAAATATAGAAGTTAATCCGACAGGGTGCGAAGCGTTTTTTTCGGTTAATGAAAATGCTAAAGAAATTAAAAAAATGACTTCTCTTATTGAAGAAAGCATTACTTTGGGCAGACTTTTTGACATGGATGTTATTGATACCAACTTTACAAAACTTGAAAGAGAAAATACTCGTTCATGTCTTATCTGCAAAAGAAAAGGAAAAGTATGTTCTGCCGGAAGGCTTCATACAGCCGAAGAAGTTTTTAATAAAACAAAAGAAATTATGGAAAACTACTTCTTTGATATTGACGCAAACACTTTATCTTCTCTCGCTGTGCAAAGCCTGATTTATGAGGTACACACAACACCAAAACCCGGTCTTGTTGACTTAAATAACAACGGCAGTCATACTGATATGAATGTAAAAACTTTTGAAAAAAGTGCTTTGTCCCTTAAGCCTTATTTCGAAGAATGTTTTAAAACAGGAAAAGAAACAGCAAATCTTCCTTATGATGACGTTTTCCCATTACTAAAGCAATCAGGAATTATGGCTGAAAAAAATATGTATAAGATTACAGATAATGTGAATACTCATAAAGGTGCCATTTTTTCTTTAGGGTTGATTTGTGCCGCTTTCGGAAGACTTTGGTCTGCCGATTTCCCCTTTAGGTCTGCAGAAGATATTTGTAGGGAAGCCTCAAACATTGCAAAAAACAAAGTGTTACAGGATTTTACAAAAATGAATGATACTACTGCAGGCGAAAAACTTTATATAAAGTATGGCATCAAAGGTATACGCGGAGAAGTTCTTTCAGGTTTTGAAACGGTTATTAAAATTTCGCTCCCCTGTTATAAAAACTTAAAAAGAAAAAATTACACGTCAAACGATGCGGGAGCCATTACTCTTTTGCATATTATTTCAAACATTTTGGACACGAATTTATATAAACGGGGAGGCATAGAAGGAGCAGAATATGCTAAAAATATTACCAAAGAACTCTTAAAACGCTCTCCCCAACCAAAAGCACAGGAAATAGAACTTTTAGATAAGGCTTTCATCGAAAGAAATTTATCACCAGGAGGCGCAGCAGACCTTCTTGCACTTACATATTTTCTATATGAAATAGAATTAAAAAATACTATTAAACCATATTAA
- a CDS encoding alanine-tRNA synthetase second additional domain-containing protein, whose protein sequence is MQELQQNHILSSYFAPRGHQRMYGLGIQLAQLYLSPYDKLIGVIGDAGSGKSALLRGMFPGLELTNDDDGVYVRPLPLLEQDSGYFTPHTYHVDIRFENAFTQMSVLAEAIIEALQNGKRVIVEHFDLIYPLLGFNANLIIGVGEQVLIARPNLFGPEPSEIRDKVYESLSYRLMAHTAEDLCELCMPESEMARCGHDDVRHGFIITFPETKPDFDISEIEKKVNEMIKEDLPVDYVDNTHISVGGRTHFCTGPRIHVSKTGMIENFHLLNHFIYDRFNRQYMLVGCVGKNAEKNLEKLDLSQEKQSELVM, encoded by the coding sequence ATGCAGGAATTACAACAAAACCATATTTTAAGCAGTTATTTTGCACCAAGAGGGCATCAGCGTATGTACGGTCTTGGAATTCAACTTGCTCAGTTATATCTGTCACCTTACGATAAACTTATCGGAGTTATAGGAGATGCAGGGTCAGGAAAAAGTGCTCTTTTACGCGGAATGTTTCCCGGACTTGAACTTACCAACGATGATGACGGGGTTTATGTTCGTCCTTTACCTCTTTTAGAACAGGACAGTGGCTATTTTACTCCACACACTTATCATGTTGATATACGGTTTGAAAATGCTTTCACTCAAATGAGCGTGCTGGCAGAAGCCATTATTGAGGCATTGCAAAATGGAAAACGAGTTATAGTAGAACATTTTGACCTTATATATCCGCTGCTTGGCTTTAACGCAAATCTTATAATAGGCGTTGGAGAACAAGTGCTTATAGCAAGACCGAATTTATTCGGTCCTGAACCTTCGGAAATCCGTGATAAAGTTTATGAATCCCTTTCTTATCGTCTTATGGCTCACACTGCGGAGGATTTATGTGAACTTTGTATGCCTGAAAGTGAAATGGCTCGTTGCGGGCATGATGATGTAAGGCATGGATTTATTATTACTTTCCCTGAAACGAAACCTGATTTTGATATATCTGAAATCGAGAAAAAAGTTAATGAAATGATTAAAGAAGACTTACCTGTTGATTACGTTGACAACACACATATTTCAGTAGGCGGACGAACTCACTTCTGCACGGGTCCGAGAATTCACGTATCAAAAACAGGTATGATAGAAAATTTTCATCTTCTCAATCATTTTATATATGACCGATTTAACCGTCAATATATGCTTGTAGGTTGTGTCGGAAAAAATGCTGAAAAAAATCTTGAAAAACTGGACTTATCACAGGAAAAACAATCAGAACTTGTTATGTAA